TGCAGCATCGCAGCCGGACGCAGCGATGAACCCTGCTGGTGCTTCGGCGCGCAGATCGACCCCGCCGCGTTGCAGCGCCTGACGCCCGAGCAGCGTAACCAGGCCTGCCTGTGCCCGGCCTGCGCCGTTGCCGTACAAACTGCCGAACGCCGCGGGCCCGACTGAGTCATGCGCCTGGATCGCTTTCTCAGTAACTTCCCGCGCTTCAGCCGTCAGGACAGCCGCCTGCTGATCAGCGCCGGCCGTCTGCGTGTGGATGGAGAGGTCATCGTTGATCCACGCTTCGACATCCGCGACTTCCAGCGCGTGGAGCTGGACGACGAACTGCTGCAGGCCGGGCACAGCGCGCGCTACTGGATGCTGCACAAGCCGGTCGGTGTGGTCAGCGCCACCGAACACGATGAACACCGCACCGTGCTCGACCTGCTGGATGAGCCGGACAAGCACGACCTGCACCTGGCCGGACGCCTCGACCTGAACACCAGCGGCCTGCTGCTGATCACCAACGACGGGCGCTGGTCGCGGCGCATCACCCAGCCGCAGCAGCGCAAACCCAAGGTCTACCACGTCACCACCGAGCAGCCGATCACCGGGGAATACGCCGAGGTCTTCGCCCGTGGCCTGTACTTCGCCTACGAGAATCTCACCACCCTGCCCGCCCATCTCGAACTGCTCAGCAGCCACGAAGCGCGCCTGACCCTGTTCGAGGGCCGTTACCATCAGGTCAAGCGCATGTTCGGCCACTTCCGCAATCGTGTGATCGCCTTGCACCGCGAAAGCATGGGCGAAATCGTCCTCGACCCGCGGCTCGCCCCTGGCCAGTACCGCGCCTTGACCGCAGCGGAAGTTGCCAGCGTCTGAACGCCCGAGTACAACGCCAGAACCCGACCAACGGTCGGCCCAAACCGCGATAAAGATGTGACTCGCGCTTGCGTGGCTGCAAGGCAGCTGCTTGAATCGAACCATAAGCCGCGAAATGACCGAATGGTCACTACGAGGTAACTAAGCCTTCTTCAGTTGCTGGCGCCCTGCGCCGACTGGATTCCTGCCTGGTAACACCGTCCTCTCCAATGCCCTGAAAAGCCCTGGAGCGCTCGTCTGTTTCGATCCTGACTGTTTGAAATTCAATACGTATAAAAACCTCCAGTCTGACATCAAGCTGTCACGCTCAGGCGCTTTTCTGACTGCTCAAACCAACGCGAACGGCCACCCGCTCGCCTTGCTCATTTGCGCCAGGAGGAAACGACATGAGGCCAGAAACCGCAGTCGTCGAGATCAACAGGAAGCACAAGGTCCATACGGAGTTCTACGGCAACCCGGCAGCAAGCAAGACCATCATCCTGGTCAATGGCTCCCTGGCGACCACCACCTCGTTCGCGCAAACGGTCAAGTACCTGCAACCGCAGTTCAACGTCGTGGCCTTCGACCAGCCCTATGCCGGCCAGTCGAAGTCGCACAACAGCGACTTCACCCCCATCAGCAAGGAAGACGAAGCGGCCATTCTGCTCAAGCTGATCGACCACTACGGCGCCAACTACCTGATGTCCTTCTCCTGGGGCGGCGTCGCCTCCATGCTCGCCCTGGCCCAGCGCCCGGCGACGCTGGAAAAGGCGGCGATCTGCTCCTTCTCGCCGATCCTCAACGTGCCGATGCTAGACTATCTGCACAAGGGCCTGCGCTTCCTGGGCGCGGTGGATCGCGACAACATTGCCCTGCTGGTCAACAGCACCATCGGCAAACACCTGCCATCGCTGTTCAAGCGCTTCAACCACAAGCACATCAGCACCCTGGACGAGCACGAGTACCGGCAGATGTACGCGCACATCAAGCAGGTACTGAACATGGAGGCGCACTGCCGCATGGAGTGCCTGCAGGCCATCGACATCCAGCTGCTGTTCGTCAACGGCGAGCGCGACGAATACACCTCGGTGGAAGACGCCTGCCTGTTCGCCCAGCACATCGACAGCGCCCAGTTCGCCGTGATCGACGATGCCGGGCACTTCCTCGACATGGAACACAAGGCCGCCTGGCTGCAGACCCAGAGCGTGCTGCTGGACTTCTTCAACGCGCCTAGCAAACGCCTGCAACTGCCGGTCAAAGGCGACCTGCGCGAGCTACAGGCGATGGCGGTATGAGCCTGCCCAAAGGCGAACCGGCTGAACGACCAGCTCCGGTTCGCCCTTCATTTTCGCCGCAGCTTCCGGTATAAAGGCACCCGCTGCGGGTGTCGTATAATGGTAATACCCTAGCTTCCCAAGCTAGAGCCGTGGGTTCGATTCCCATCACCCGCTCCAGACAGCCAAGCAAAAGCCCCGTCATCACTGACGGGGCTTTTTCGTTTCTGCTGGGTGAACCTCTGCACATCTCCGGATTGAGGTGGCGTACTGAAGTTGTGACATCACGCTGAGGTGCGTACTCTGCGGCGCGGCCAGGGTGGCCTCAGTTGGAAAAGGATGTCTCATGCTCAAACCTATCTATCGAATCTTCGCGCTGTCCGTTCTCGTGAGCGCGGTCGCCGGTTGCGGCACGCTGTTCGGGCGAAATGGCAGTTACTACGGTCCCGATTACTACTCTGGCACTGCATACGACTTCGGCGTTCTGTTCGGGTCTGACGAAGTCAATCGCGGGTACTTTCCGGCCACGGCCTGGTGCTGGCTATCAGTCGTTTGCCCGGTACTGACGGTTTTCTCACTGCCTGTGGACGCCGCTGTCGATACCGTCATGCTCCCGCATGACATCCATCAGGCGAACAAACCAATCCAGTAATCCCAGGTCCGAAGAAGCCCATGCCGTCTTGTGCTGTCAGCACGCAAATCCAGGCAGCTCTTCGCCTTGCATAAAAGGCCACCCACGCAAGGCCGACATTCTCAGCGGGCCAAAGCCAGGACCACTCGCCCTTTCCCCGGAACTTCTCCACCTCAACACCGCCAGAAACCTATATGCATCTTTCTGGAGGCCCATAGCGATGGAACAGTGGAACATCTGGCTTGACCGCAATCTCTGGCTCAACGTGGCAATCGTGGTGGTGGCCACGGCGCTGATTTACAGCGTGTTGCGGGCTGTGGTCGGTGCTGTGCATAGGCGGCTGATGGCCTGGTCGAAGGATCAGGACGGCAGTTGGCCGCACTTCGTCGCCGTGGTGATCGGTCGTACCAGCCGGCTGTTGCTGCTGGCGTTTTCCCTGTTGCTGGCGCTGCGCCTGCCAGAGCTGCCCGGCAGCTGGCAAAGCGCGTTGAGCCATACCTGGTTCGTTGCCCTCGCCCTGCAGGTCGCGCTATGGGTCGACAGTGGTGTGCGCCTATGGTCGCGCAGCCTGGTGATGGGCAAGAGCGGCGGCGGTCACTACAACCCGGTAATGACCACCATCATCAGCATCATGATCCTGATCGTGGTGTGGTCAGTGATGCTGCTGTCGATCCTGGCCAACCTGGGCGTGGATATCACCGCGCTGGTGGCCAGCCTGGGGGTCGGCGGTATCGCCGTGGCGCTGGCGGTGCAGACGGTGCTCAGCGATGTGTTCGCCTCGCTGTCGATCGGCGTCGACAAGCCCTTCGAGATCGGCGATTTCGTGGTATTCGGCGAGGTGGCCGGGACCATCGAGCATATCGGCCTGAAGACCACGCGCATTCGCAGCCTCAGCGGCGAGCAGGTGGTGTGCGCCAACGCCGATCTGCTGCGGCAGATCGTGCACAACTACAAGCGCATGAATACCCGCCGCATCGTCTTCAAGTTCGGCATCAACTACGACACGCCAAGCGACAAGGTTCGCCAGGTTGCCGAACGAGTCGGCGACATCATACGTGCCACGCCGAAGACGATTTTCGACCGTGCGCACTTCCTCGGTTTTGACGAGAGTCAACTGACCTTCGAGGTCGTGTATATCGTGCAGAGCTCGGACTACAACCAGTACATGGACATTCAACAGGAGATCAACCTGCAGTTGCTCGACGCCCTGCGCGAACTGGATGTGCGCTTCGCCCTGCCCCGCCGCGACCTGCGCCTGGTAGGCGAGAGGATGCCTACCATCAAGGTTGCCGGCCTGCCGTCGCAGACCGAGCCCGAGCACAATGAGCAGGATCAACGCTTGCCGAAGTTCAGCTAGCGGCCGGTCCGGCCTTGCGCAGCCGATTCGCTCGGTTTTCGCAACAAAGCCGTGACCGTTACGCCGTATATCCGCGCATAACGCAACGATAGAGTGGGCGTAAAGGAGACTCGCCCATGTCTACGACAACTCTCGAACTGCAATACTTCTTCGATCCGCTCTGCGGCTGGTGCTACGCAAGCGCCCCCGCGCTGGCAGGCCTGGCCAAACAGCATGGCGCTGCACTGCGGATGATGCCGACAGGCCTGTTCATGCAGCCTCGCCCTACGGCGCTGATTGCCGAATATGCCTGGCAGAACGATCAGCTCATCACCACGCTCACCGGCCAACGCTTCAGCGAGGCCTATCGGCTACAGGTTCTGGAAGCAGCCAATGGCGTATTCGATTCGACGCCGCTTACTCGGGCACTGACCGCACTGGGCGAGCAGAATGCCGTGTTGCAAGCGCAGGTGTTGCACGTCGCACAGCACACCCGTTACGTCGATGGTGTGGATACCAGCCAGGCGGAGGCAGTCGCGCAGATTGTCGCGGACGCGGCCCACAGCGCCGGGCGAGACCTGAACCCTGACGAGTTCGCCGCACGTCTGCGCGAGGATGAATTCCTGGCCGAAGCTACCGCGCGCCGCGTTGACCTGGCCCAACAGGCGATGCGCGCTCTGCCGCCCGGCGGCGTGCCGCAATTGCTGGCCCGGGTCGATGGCGAACCTCATGTCTTCGCCGGGCAGCAGCTGTATGGCGGCCCGCAACGGCTGCTGGAACGGATCCAGTCATTGCTCTGACGACTCATGGGCCCCTCCACAGGCTGGCCACCAAAGCAGTCATGCAGCCGAAAACTATCCAACACGCTCAACATCCACGCGCTTGCCAGAGGGGCTATTCGCCGTTTTATACGTCCCCCTCTGCATCGCTTGTCGCCTGCCAGGCGATTGCGCTGTCTATTTGACAGGTTTTACGTCCTTGACAGGCTGCTCGCCCTTTGCGGCAGGTGACCGTGAATCCGGCATCGCCCACGCCGGACGATGGGCGAGCCTGCGAACGTGGCCATAGTGCGCAGACCATCACCGCCTCGTCTTCCGGCAACGCTTGAGAGTCGGCGCCCTGGCTCTCTGCCAAGGGCGCTTTGCCACCATATAAGCCGTTGAAAAACATGAATTTTCCATCTTCACACAGGGAGCGGTGACAGCTACCCTGCCGCCCCATGATTCGACGCCTCCTGCCCCTGCTCTGCTGTTTCACAGCCCTTTCCCTGCACGCCGCACCCTCCACCTTCGCCGAGGCCAAGCGCCTGGCCTGGCCGCTGTACGCGCAGCAATCCACCGAGTTCTATTGCGGCTGCAAGTACAGCGGCAATCGGGTCGACCTGCGTTCCTGTGGCTATACGCCGCGCAAGAATGCCAATCGCGCCCAGCGCATCGAGTGGGAACATATCGTCCCGGCCTGGGTGATCGGCCATCAGCGCCAGTGCTGGCAGAAAGGCGGACGCAAGAACTGCACAGCCAACGATGCGCAGTTCCGCAAGGCCGAGGCCGATATGCACAATCTGGTGCCGAGCATCGGCGAGGTGAATGGCGACCGCAGCAACTACAGCTTCGCCTGGCTGCCGCAGAAACCGCATCAGTACGGACGCTGCGAGACGGTGGTGGACTTCAAGGCGCGCAAGGTGATGCCGCGCCCGGCCATCCGCGGGATGATCGCGCGCACCTATTTCTACATGGCCGACCGCTACAAGCTGCGCCTGTCGAAACAGGACCGCAAACTCTATGAAGCCTGGAGCAAGGCCTATCCACCCAAGGCCTGGGAGCAGCAGCGCAACCAGCAGGTGGCCTGCGTGATGGGCTGGGGCAACCCCTATGTGGGCAAGGTGGACATGAGCCGCTGTACCCGCAAGCGCGCGTAGGCAGCCCGGCAATCCGGGAATGGCTAGGAAAGACGCTGCAGCTCGCGCCGCACCATATTGACGAACTCCGGCGGGCTGAGCTGGTACAGCTCCTGCGCCACCCAGGGTAGCCAGCGCCCCTGCAGCTCGGCCTTGCGCGCCAACAGGCGCCGGGCCTCGGCTTCGGCGCGGGGCTGGTGCTCGCGGTGGTAGTCCGCGCGGCTCGGTTTTACTGTGCTCACGGTGTTGCCCTTTTCCTCATGTGCGGCAGAGCAGGCATAATCGCCGCCTGTTCGCTCATTTCGACCATCATCAATGCGCATCCACGTCAGCTTCATCGACCGCGTCGGCATCACCCAGGAAGTCCTGGCGCTGCTTGGCGGGCGCAATCTGAACCTCGATGCGGTGGAGATGGTACCGCCAAACGTCTACATCGACGCACCGACCCTGAGCGCCGATGTACTCGAAGAGTTGCGCGGCGCACTGTTGCAGGTGCACGGCGTACAGAGCGTTGAAGTGGTGGACATTCTTCCCGGCCAGCGCCACCGCCTGCAGCTCGATGCCCTGCTCGCGGCCATGCCCGACCCGGTGCTGGCGGTGGACAATCGCGCCACGGTGCTGCTGGCCAACCCGGCACTGATCGACATCTGCGAGCGTCAACCCGAGGGGCTGAGCATTGCTGCGTTGTTCGCCGATGATGCGCTGCAGGACTCGCTGCTTGCCGCCGGCTTTCATCAGCCGCTGCGCGAGGTGCATTTTGCCGGCCAGCCGCTGCTGCTCGATGCCCAGCCGATCACCGAAGACGGCCGCCTGACCGGCGGTTTGCTCACCCTCTACGCACCGAGCCGTATGGGCCAGCGTCTGGCGGCGCTGCACCATGACCATGCCGAGGGCTTCGACTCGCTGCTCGGCGAATCCGCGCCGATCCGCGCACTCAAGGCCCGCGCCCTGCGCGTGGCCTCGCTCGATGCACCACTGCTGATCCACGGCGAAACCGGTACCGGCAAGGAACTGGTGGCACGCGCCTGTCATACCGCCAGCGTGCGCCGCACCGCGCCGTTCCTGGCGCTTAACTGCGCCGCCCTGCCGGAGAACCTGGCCGAGAGCGAGCTGTTCGGTTATGCCCCCGGCGCCTTTACCGGCGCCCAGCGCGGCGGCAAGCCGGGGCTGCTGGAGCTGGCCAACCAGGGCACGGTGTTTCTCGACGAGATCGGCGAAATGTCGCCCTATCTGCAGGCCAAGCTGCTGCGCTTTCTCAGCGACGGCAGCTTCCGCCGCGTCGGGGGCGACCGTGAGGTGAAGGTGGACGTGCGCATCCTCAGCGCCACCCACCGCGACCTGGAAAAGATGGTGGCCGAAGGCAGCTTCCGCGAGGACCTGTTCTACCGCCTCAACGTCCTCAACCTGGAAGTGCCGCCACTGCGCGAGCGCGGCCAGGACATCCTGCTGCTGGCACAGCATTTCATGGCCCAGGCCTGCGCGCAGATCCAGCGCCTGCCCTGCCGCCTGGCACCGACCACTTTCCCTGCGCTGCTGGCCGGGCGCTGGCCGGGCAACGTGCGCCAGTTGCAGAACGTGATCTTCCGCGCCGCCGCAATCTGCGACAGCAACTGGGTGGAAATAGACGACCTGGATATCGCCGGCACCGAAGTGGCGCCGAGGGTGGAAGGGGAAATCGTCAGCCTGGAACAGGCCATGGACGAGTACGAGAAGGCGCTGCTGGAGAAGCTCTACGACAGCCATCCATCCAGTCGCCAGTTGGCCGTGCGCCTGGGCACCTCGCACACGGCCATTGCCAAGCGCCTGCGCAAGTACGGAATACCGGGCAAGCACTGACACTCGCCCGGCTGCAGGCCTCAGATCGGCGTGGTGCTGGTCGGCACCTTGATCACTCCACAGGCCACGCGGGCACCACCGCCGCCCAACGGCTGTGGATGATCGGCATGGTTGTCACCGCCGGCATGAATCATCAACACACGGTTGTGCAGGTCCTGCAGACGCTTGAGTCGCGGCGCCAGCACGGGCTGGCTGGCCTTGCCGTCCCCGCTTACCAGCAGTGCGGGCAGATCCCCCAGATGGGCATCGTCTTCCCAGGGAAAACCGTGGCGCCCGGTTTTTTCCGGGTCCCAGTGACCACCCGCCGCGCCGGCCGGAGTCAGCTTGCCGTCCACTTCTGCCGCGGCGCAATTGGCTTCGGTGTGCACGTGAAAACCATGGATACCGGGTTCCAGCCCCTGCAGGTCAGGAGTGAACACCAGTCCGTAGGGCGACTGACTGATGGTTACGGTGCCGACCGATGCGCCAGTACCTTTCTCGGAAGCCTGCTCGAGCGTAACGGTAAGCGTCTCGCTGGCCTGCAGACTGGTGGCACCAAGCAGCGCGAACGCCAGGGGAATCAGGGGTTTCATGATTGTTCCATCTCCTTGTCGATAAAGCCTTCCTGTTACCGACCGCCATAATGTCTGAGCGGTTCCCAATGCCGACTGTATCGTTTTCATTCCACCGTAACGATATGACAACAAAGACTCCCAAGCCGCGTCCCGCCTCGCACGACCTCGACTTTTCCATTTGCGACGCATTGTTTCGTATCGATATCGTTCCAGGTAATTGCATACAAGCGTCATAATTATATTTAACTTATTGATTTAATTAGTTTTTTTACCATTGGCACTCGCATTGCAAACGCCTCCAGACCTGCCCGCCACCCAGAAGCGGACACCTTTACCCCTGAGGAGTTGACATGAGCGAGTTGCGTTTCACTGCCGATCACGAATGGCTGCGTCTGGACAACGATGGTCTGGTCACCGTCGGCATCACCCACTACGCCCAGGATGCTCTCGGCGACGTGGTTTATGTGCAACTGCCGGAAGCCAAGTCCTACGCCCAGGGCGAGGAAGTGGCCGTACTGGAATCGGTCAAGGCTGCCAGCAACATCGTCATGCCGCTGGACGGCGAGATCGTCGAGGTCAACTCCGAGCTGGAAGGCAGCCCGGAGCTGGTCAACGAATCGCCGCTGGACAAGGCCTGGTTCTTCCGCATGCGCCTGGCCGACAACGCCGTGCTCGCCGACCTGCTCGACCAGAGCGGCTATGATCGTCTGTTGAACGCCAACGCCGACGCCTGAGTGATCGCCATGACCAAGCTCGATACCCAGAACGAATTCATCGCCCGCCACATCGGTCCGCGCGATGCCGACACCGCAGCCATGCTGCAACTGCTCGGCTACGACTCGGTCGATGCGCTGACCAATGCCGTGATCCCCGAGAGCATCAAGGGCACCAGCATCCTCGGCGAGCAACTGGGCCTGTCGGAAGCCGACGCCCTGGCCAGGATCAAGGCCATCGCAGCCAAGAACAAGCAGTTCAAGAACTACATCGGCCAGGGTTACTACGGCACTCACACGCCGAGCCCGATCCTGCGCAACCTGCTGGAAAACCCGGCCTGGTACACCGCCTACACTCCGTACCAGCCGGAGATTTCCCAGGGTCGCCTGGAAGCGCTGCTGAACTTCCAGACCCTGATCAGCGACCTGACCGGCATGCAGATCGCCAACGCCTCGCTGCTCGACGAAGCCACCGCTGCTGCCGAGGCCATGACCTTCTGCAAGCGTCTGTCGAAGAACAAGGCCGCCAACACCTTCTTCGTTTCCAAGCACTGCCACCCGCAGACCCTCGACGTGCTGCAGACCCGTGCAGCGCCCCTGGGCATCGACATCGAAGTGGGCGACGAAGCCGCCATCGGCGACGCCAGCGCCTACTTCGGCGCTCTGCTGCAGTACCCGGCGAGCAACGGTGACATCTTCGACTACCGCGCCCTGGTCGAGCGTTTCCACGCCGCCAACGCTCTGGTCGCCGTAGCCGCCGACCTGCTGGCCCTGACCCTGCTCACCCCGCCGGGCGAGTTTGGCGCAGACGTCGCCCTGGGCAGCGCCCAGCGCTTCGGTGTTCCGCTGGGCTTCGGCGGCCCGCACGCTGCCTACTTCGCCACCCGCGACGCGTTCAAGCGCGACATGCCGGGCCGCCTGGTCGGCATGTCGGTCGACCGTTTCGGCAAGCCGGCCCTGCGCCTGGCCATGCAGACCCGCGAGCAGCACATCCGCCGCGAGAAGGCCACCAGCAACATCTGTACCGCGCAGGTACTGCTGGCCAACATCGCCAGCATGTACGCCGTGTATCACGGCCCGAAAGGCCTGACCGAAATCGCTCAGCGCGTGCACAGCTTCACCGCCATCCTCGCCCTGGGTCTGACCAAGCTGGGCCACAGCGTCGAGCAGCAGCACTTCTTCGACACCCTGAGCATCAAGACCGGCGCGAAGACCGCCGAACTGCATGCCAAGGCCCGTGCCGCCGGCATCAACCTGCGCGAGATCGACGCCGAGCGCCTGGGTCTGTCGCTGGACGAAACCACCGACCAGGCTGCCGTCGAGGCGCTGCTGGCACTGTTCGCCGGTGATCAGGCGGCCCCTGCGGTCAGCGACCTCGCTGCGCAGATCGCCAGCCGTCTGCCGGAAGGCCTGCGGCGTCAGTCGGCGATCCTGCAGCACGAAGTGTTCAACCGCTATCACAGCGAAACCGAGCTGATGCGCTACCTGCGCAAGCTGGCCGACAAAGACCTGGCGCTGGACCGCAGCATGATCCCGCTGGGCTCCTGCACCATGAAGCTCAACGCCGCCAGCGAAATGCTGCCGATCACCTGGCCGGAATTCGGCAACCTGCACCCCTTCGCTCCGGTCGAGCAGGCTGCCGGCTACACCCAGCTGACCAGCGAACTGGAAGCCATGCTCTGCGCCGCCACCGGCTACGACGCCGTGTCGCTGCAGCCCAACGCCGGTTCCCAGGGCGAGTACGCCGGCCTGCTGGCCATTCGCGCCTACCACCTGAGCCGTGGCGACGATCAGCGCGACATCTGCCTGATCCCGCAATCGGCCCACGGCACCAACCCGGCGACCGCCTCCATGGCCGGCATGCGCGTAGTGGTGACCGCCTGTGACGCACGCGGCAACGTCGACATCGCCGATCTGAAGGCCAAGGCCGAAGAGCACAAGGATCGTCTGGCGGCGCTGATGATCACCTACCCGTCCACCCACGGGGTGTTCGAGGAAGGCATCCGCGAGATCTGCCAGATCATCCACGACAACGGTGGCCAGGTTTACATCGACGGCGCCAACATGAACGCCATGGTCGGCCTGTGCGCCCCGGGTCAGTTCGGCGGCGATGTCTCGCACCTGAACCTGCACAAGACCTTCTGCATCCCGCACGGCGGTGGCGGCCCGGGCGTCGGCCCGATCGGCGTCAAGTCGCATCTGGCGCCGTTCCTGCCGGGCCACAACCAGATGGCACGCAAGGAAGGTGCTGTCAGCGCCGCACCGTTCGGCAGCGCCAGCATCCTGCCGATCACCTGGATGTACATCACCATGATGGGCGGCAACGGCCTCAAGCGCGCGTCGCAGATGGCCATCCTCAACGCCAACTACATCGCCCGTCGCCTGGAAGAGCACTACCCGGTGCTGTATTCCGGCGAAGGCGGCCTGGTGGCGCACGAGTGCATCCTCGACATCCGTCCGCTCAAGGACAGCAGCGGCATCTCCGTGGACGACGTGGCCAAGCGCCTGATCGACTTCGGCTTCCATGCCCCGACCATGTCCTTCCCGGTTGCCGGTACCCTGATGATCGAGCCGACCGAGAGCGAGTCCAAGGAAGAGCTGGACCGCTTCTGCGACGCCATGATCGCCATCCGCGAGGAAATCCGCGCGGTCGAGCAGGGCCGTCTGGACAAGGACGACAACCCGCTGAAGAACGCGCCGCACACGGCCCTGGAACTGGTTGGCGAATGGCATCACGCCTACAGCCGCGAACAGGCCGTGTACCCGCTGGCAAGCCTGATCGAGGCCAAGTACTGGCCGCCGGTCGGTCGCGTGGACAACGTCTACGGCGACCGCAACCTGGTCTGCGCCTGCCCGTCCATCGAGGCGTATCAGGACGCGTAATGAGCCTCCCCTCTCCCGCTTGCGGGAGAGGGGCCGGGGGAGAGGGTAAAGCGGTTGTCTACGCCGCCCCCTCTCCCTAGCCCTCTCCCCAAGGGGAGAGGGAACCGTTCTTTCGCTTCACCCAGTTTTCTCGGCTCACCCCTTTCACCGGGGCGGGCCGAATGCATCCCGAGAAAAACGATAAAGAGGGCCTCACCATGTTCAGCAAGCACGATCAACTGCAGGGCTATGACGACGCGCTGCTCGCGGCAATCCAGGCCGAGGAACAACGCCAGGAAGACCATATCGAGCTGATCGCTTCGGAGAACTACTGCAGCCAGCGCGTCATGCAGGCGCAAGGCAGTGGCCTGACCAACAAGTACGCCGAAGGCTATCCGGGCAAGCGCTACTACGGTGGCTGCGAGCATGTGGACAAGGTCGAACAACTGGCCATCGAACGCGCCAAGCAGCTGTTCGGCGCCGACTACGCCAACGTCCAGCCGCACTCCGGCTCTTCCGCCAACAGCGCGGTGTACCTCGCGCTGCTCAATGCCGGTGACACCATCCTCGGCATGAGCCTGGCCCACGGCGGTCACCTGACCCACGGCGCCAAGGTCTCCTCCTCGGGCAAGCTGTACAACGCCGTGCAGTACGGCATCGACGAGAATGGCCTGATCGATTACGACGAGGTCGAGCGCCTGGCCGTCGAGCACAAGCCGAAGATGATCGTCGCCGGTTTCTCGGCCTACTCGCGGGTGCTGGACTTCCCCCGTTTCCGCGCCATCGCCGACAAGGTCGGTGCCCTGCTGTTCGTCGATATGGCCCACGTCGCCGGTCTGGTGGCGGCCGGTCTGTATCCGAACCCGATTCCCTTCGCCGACGTGGTCACCACCACCACGCACAAGACCCTGCGCGGTCCGCGTGGCGGCCTGATCCTGGCGCGCAAGAACGAGGAGATCGAGAAGAAGCTCAACTCCGCCGTGTTCCCGGGTGCCCAGGGCGGCCCGCTGATGCATGTGATCGCGGCCAAGGCGGTGTGCTTCAAGGAAGCGCTGGAGCTGGGCTTCAAGGCCTACCAGCAACAGGTAATCGACAACGCCCGCGCCATGGCCGAAGTGTTCGTGGAACGCGGCTATGACGTGGTTTCCGGCGGCACCGACAACCACCTGATGCTGATCAGCCTGGTCAAGCAGGGCCTGACCGGCAAGGCGGCCGACGCGGCACTGGGCGATGCTCACATCACCGTGAACAAGAATGCCGTGCCGAACGACCCGCAGTCGCCGTTCGTCACTTCCGGCATCCGTATCGGCACCCCGGCCGTGACCACCCGCGGCTTCAAGGAAGGCGAATGCCGCACCCTGGCCGGTTGGATCTGCGACATCCTCGACGATCTGGAAAACCCGGCCGTGATCGAGCGCGTGCGTGGTCAGGTCGCAGACCTGTGCACCCGCTACCCGGTCTACGCTGACTGACACCCGACGATCAACGGGCCGCACGTCGGCCCCAACCGGTGCACGCGACGCACCCAACAGGAAATCGACATGACCACTGAAAATCTCGCCAAGACTCCACTGCATGCCCTGCACATCGAACTCGGTGCGCGCATGGTGCCCTTCGCCGGCTACGACATGCCCGTGCAGTACCCGCTGGGCGTGATGAAGGAACACCTGCACACCCGCGAGGCTGCCGGCCTGTTCGACGTCTCGCACATGGGCCAGATCCTGCTGCGT
The sequence above is drawn from the Pseudomonas sp. Z8(2022) genome and encodes:
- the sodC gene encoding superoxide dismutase [Cu-Zn] SodC; its protein translation is MKPLIPLAFALLGATSLQASETLTVTLEQASEKGTGASVGTVTISQSPYGLVFTPDLQGLEPGIHGFHVHTEANCAAAEVDGKLTPAGAAGGHWDPEKTGRHGFPWEDDAHLGDLPALLVSGDGKASQPVLAPRLKRLQDLHNRVLMIHAGGDNHADHPQPLGGGGARVACGVIKVPTSTTPI
- the gcvH gene encoding glycine cleavage system protein GcvH; its protein translation is MSELRFTADHEWLRLDNDGLVTVGITHYAQDALGDVVYVQLPEAKSYAQGEEVAVLESVKAASNIVMPLDGEIVEVNSELEGSPELVNESPLDKAWFFRMRLADNAVLADLLDQSGYDRLLNANADA
- the gcvP gene encoding aminomethyl-transferring glycine dehydrogenase yields the protein MTKLDTQNEFIARHIGPRDADTAAMLQLLGYDSVDALTNAVIPESIKGTSILGEQLGLSEADALARIKAIAAKNKQFKNYIGQGYYGTHTPSPILRNLLENPAWYTAYTPYQPEISQGRLEALLNFQTLISDLTGMQIANASLLDEATAAAEAMTFCKRLSKNKAANTFFVSKHCHPQTLDVLQTRAAPLGIDIEVGDEAAIGDASAYFGALLQYPASNGDIFDYRALVERFHAANALVAVAADLLALTLLTPPGEFGADVALGSAQRFGVPLGFGGPHAAYFATRDAFKRDMPGRLVGMSVDRFGKPALRLAMQTREQHIRREKATSNICTAQVLLANIASMYAVYHGPKGLTEIAQRVHSFTAILALGLTKLGHSVEQQHFFDTLSIKTGAKTAELHAKARAAGINLREIDAERLGLSLDETTDQAAVEALLALFAGDQAAPAVSDLAAQIASRLPEGLRRQSAILQHEVFNRYHSETELMRYLRKLADKDLALDRSMIPLGSCTMKLNAASEMLPITWPEFGNLHPFAPVEQAAGYTQLTSELEAMLCAATGYDAVSLQPNAGSQGEYAGLLAIRAYHLSRGDDQRDICLIPQSAHGTNPATASMAGMRVVVTACDARGNVDIADLKAKAEEHKDRLAALMITYPSTHGVFEEGIREICQIIHDNGGQVYIDGANMNAMVGLCAPGQFGGDVSHLNLHKTFCIPHGGGGPGVGPIGVKSHLAPFLPGHNQMARKEGAVSAAPFGSASILPITWMYITMMGGNGLKRASQMAILNANYIARRLEEHYPVLYSGEGGLVAHECILDIRPLKDSSGISVDDVAKRLIDFGFHAPTMSFPVAGTLMIEPTESESKEELDRFCDAMIAIREEIRAVEQGRLDKDDNPLKNAPHTALELVGEWHHAYSREQAVYPLASLIEAKYWPPVGRVDNVYGDRNLVCACPSIEAYQDA
- the glyA gene encoding serine hydroxymethyltransferase encodes the protein MFSKHDQLQGYDDALLAAIQAEEQRQEDHIELIASENYCSQRVMQAQGSGLTNKYAEGYPGKRYYGGCEHVDKVEQLAIERAKQLFGADYANVQPHSGSSANSAVYLALLNAGDTILGMSLAHGGHLTHGAKVSSSGKLYNAVQYGIDENGLIDYDEVERLAVEHKPKMIVAGFSAYSRVLDFPRFRAIADKVGALLFVDMAHVAGLVAAGLYPNPIPFADVVTTTTHKTLRGPRGGLILARKNEEIEKKLNSAVFPGAQGGPLMHVIAAKAVCFKEALELGFKAYQQQVIDNARAMAEVFVERGYDVVSGGTDNHLMLISLVKQGLTGKAADAALGDAHITVNKNAVPNDPQSPFVTSGIRIGTPAVTTRGFKEGECRTLAGWICDILDDLENPAVIERVRGQVADLCTRYPVYAD